A genomic region of Serratia fonticola contains the following coding sequences:
- a CDS encoding fimbrial protein, producing the protein MRKIFKIHEMALLAFASLLTSFAHAGCGLIPQTVRTGLMTLAVDPRIEIGQELVVRTNGDLVGKTLTTICSGSTNYRSLSLLTASTTVPGAYETGIAGVGVIFSDLWSGPSRNIPYTTNISPNPITAWKVTENLRFTFVKTGPINTGGSIGNTLVARFTLDSSSVADVYFAGLKVIQKSCLVSLNSRSQTVDLGSPRRSEFNGPGSSAASSERNFNIELECQNDNIPIQISFDPVGTTPGNGMINIPTETGAATGVVVEVLDSNRTPIKFATPTMYHSAGELNVSIPMFARYKQTGNNITPGTANAAMTFTITQN; encoded by the coding sequence ATGAGAAAAATTTTTAAAATACATGAGATGGCGCTGCTTGCGTTTGCTTCATTGTTAACATCATTCGCTCACGCGGGATGTGGTCTCATACCGCAAACGGTTAGAACAGGGCTAATGACCTTGGCGGTTGATCCCAGAATTGAAATAGGTCAAGAGCTCGTGGTTCGTACCAATGGTGACCTGGTCGGTAAAACGCTAACCACCATTTGCAGTGGTTCAACAAATTATCGCTCCCTGTCATTACTGACAGCAAGTACGACGGTTCCTGGTGCATATGAAACCGGGATCGCTGGCGTTGGTGTTATCTTCTCCGATCTCTGGTCTGGACCTTCGCGGAATATCCCCTATACCACCAATATTTCTCCTAACCCAATTACCGCTTGGAAAGTAACAGAGAACCTCCGGTTCACATTTGTAAAAACCGGGCCAATAAACACGGGAGGCAGTATCGGAAATACGCTGGTTGCTCGATTTACGTTGGATTCATCTTCAGTGGCGGATGTCTATTTTGCTGGACTGAAAGTGATTCAAAAAAGTTGTCTGGTATCTCTAAACTCAAGGAGTCAGACGGTCGATCTTGGCAGCCCCAGGAGAAGTGAGTTCAATGGTCCAGGGAGCAGCGCTGCTTCATCTGAGCGCAATTTTAATATTGAACTGGAGTGCCAGAACGATAATATCCCTATTCAGATATCTTTTGATCCGGTAGGAACTACCCCCGGTAATGGTATGATTAATATTCCCACAGAGACAGGAGCAGCAACGGGTGTGGTAGTCGAAGTTTTAGACAGTAATAGGACCCCTATTAAATTCGCTACTCCTACGATGTATCATAGTGCGGGAGAGTTGAATGTTAGTATTCCTATGTTCGCTCGTTATAAACAAACGGGTAATAATATCACACCGGGTACTGCAAATGCTGCAATGACGTTTACTATCACGCAAAACTAA
- a CDS encoding peptidase domain-containing ABC transporter: protein MNSKSLFDLINNKLNFSYSRKVPRILQTESSECGLACLAMVAGYYGLNVDMFNLRQKFGISTQGATLNLVANIASQIQLKTRPLSLGIDEVKQLKTPCILHWDMNHFVVLVKVRHASFVIHDPAFGRRVVGLKEMSQHFTGVALELWPDKDFHKETVKTKLRLLDLMKNIDGLPGALLKIFSLSIVIESINLLLPVGTQLVTDHVIQAHDHSLLAVICLGLVVFTLFRAFVSVIRAWTSIQLGTLTDIQWKTTLFDHLMKLPLAFFEKRNLGDIQSRFGSLDAIRTTFTNSIVSGIIDGIMTIGLFAMMMLYGGWLVWVVFGFTACYALMRLLTYRIYRQFSEEQIIKSAKANSHFMETLYGISTIKALGINSKRSNYWLNLNVDATNTGIKITRFNMLFGGINTLITTMDQVIILWLGAMMVIENGMTLGMFMAFNAYRGQFSQRASSLIDLAINLRMLSLHNERISDIVFTQAEDEAEAREIFQPGKGVAVDVKELTYQYDALSKPIFADINFSIEAGESVAVVGPSGAGKTTLLKVMCGLLYPTHGRILVDGIDIHKVGINNFRRSIACVLQDDRLFSGSIAENICGFEANQNQELMVACAMYSNIHNEIMQLPMGYESLIGELGTGISGGQKQRLFIARALYRRPSILFMDEATSHLDLENEAMINKAISSLKITRIIVAHRPSTIASADRVIDLNSLSK from the coding sequence GTGAATAGTAAATCATTGTTTGATCTGATTAATAATAAGTTGAATTTTTCCTATTCCAGGAAAGTGCCAAGAATTTTACAGACCGAGTCTTCGGAGTGCGGTTTGGCCTGTTTGGCAATGGTGGCCGGCTATTATGGCCTTAACGTGGATATGTTTAACTTGCGACAAAAGTTTGGCATTTCTACGCAAGGCGCAACGCTAAATCTGGTCGCCAATATTGCTTCACAAATCCAATTGAAAACCCGACCGCTGTCTCTGGGGATTGATGAAGTTAAGCAATTGAAAACTCCCTGTATCCTACATTGGGATATGAATCACTTCGTGGTTCTGGTTAAGGTACGTCATGCTTCATTTGTGATCCACGATCCAGCTTTTGGCCGTCGCGTGGTCGGGCTGAAGGAAATGTCTCAACATTTCACCGGTGTTGCGCTTGAACTGTGGCCAGATAAAGATTTTCATAAAGAGACCGTCAAGACAAAATTACGCTTACTGGATCTGATGAAGAATATTGATGGTTTGCCAGGGGCGCTATTAAAAATATTCTCTTTGTCGATAGTGATTGAATCAATCAATCTGTTGCTACCGGTAGGAACACAATTAGTTACCGACCATGTGATTCAAGCGCATGACCATAGTCTGCTGGCGGTGATCTGTCTTGGATTGGTCGTGTTCACTCTGTTTAGGGCCTTTGTCAGTGTGATCCGTGCATGGACGTCGATCCAGCTGGGAACCTTGACCGATATACAATGGAAAACCACGCTGTTTGATCATTTGATGAAACTGCCGCTGGCGTTCTTTGAAAAAAGGAACCTCGGGGATATTCAGTCGCGTTTTGGCTCGTTGGATGCGATTCGAACAACCTTTACCAACAGTATCGTCAGCGGCATTATTGATGGCATTATGACCATCGGGCTGTTTGCCATGATGATGCTGTACGGGGGTTGGTTGGTATGGGTCGTTTTTGGTTTTACCGCCTGTTATGCCCTGATGCGATTACTGACTTATCGGATCTACCGTCAGTTTTCTGAAGAGCAGATTATCAAATCCGCCAAAGCCAATTCGCATTTTATGGAGACATTGTATGGCATCTCAACCATCAAAGCCTTGGGCATTAACAGCAAGCGTTCAAACTATTGGTTGAACCTTAATGTCGACGCTACGAATACTGGAATTAAAATCACCCGTTTCAATATGCTGTTTGGTGGTATCAATACGTTGATTACCACAATGGATCAGGTGATCATTCTCTGGTTAGGGGCAATGATGGTGATTGAGAACGGCATGACATTGGGGATGTTTATGGCGTTTAATGCCTATCGCGGGCAGTTTTCCCAGCGCGCATCCAGCCTGATTGATTTAGCGATCAATCTGCGTATGTTGTCTCTGCATAACGAGCGAATTTCCGATATTGTTTTTACCCAGGCTGAGGATGAAGCTGAAGCCAGAGAGATTTTCCAACCAGGAAAAGGGGTCGCTGTCGACGTTAAGGAGCTGACCTATCAATATGATGCGTTGTCCAAACCCATTTTTGCAGATATTAACTTCAGTATCGAGGCCGGTGAGAGTGTTGCCGTTGTCGGCCCCTCCGGCGCGGGTAAGACCACTTTACTTAAGGTGATGTGTGGTTTGCTTTATCCAACGCATGGTCGGATCCTGGTTGACGGGATAGATATCCATAAAGTAGGCATTAACAATTTCCGCCGCAGCATCGCCTGTGTGCTACAAGACGACCGGCTTTTTTCTGGCTCTATTGCGGAGAATATTTGTGGCTTTGAAGCAAACCAGAACCAAGAACTGATGGTCGCCTGTGCGATGTACAGCAATATACATAATGAAATTATGCAGTTACCTATGGGTTATGAAAGCCTGATCGGTGAGCTAGGCACTGGAATATCTGGCGGCCAAAAGCAGCGGTTGTTTATCGCGCGGGCGTTGTATCGACGTCCCAGCATTCTCTTTATGGATGAGGCAACCAGCCATTTGGATTTGGAGAATGAGGCCATGATCAATAAAGCGATCTCCTCTCTGAAGATAACCAGAATCATTGTGGCGCATCGTCCATCAACAATTGCATCTGCTGATAGAGTGATTGACTTAAATAGTTTGAGTAAATAA
- a CDS encoding winged helix-turn-helix domain-containing protein — protein sequence MENDLVNSSKNEVCYILNERVWFYPEIHKLIYDNNGEKQVLSLNIPASRCLMLLIDSRYNVVSRDEFIEQVWRSFGRFVALNTYYQNISILRKSLRSSGLDKDAILTVPRRGLALNKKISIEKSKSSDVNDLIRKYLCGDDSTELDNFPLTENQEVNDKINEGVKAETSQVSPKLSFSDRVVKKIRYYANRKVSLANIIFLFVLIVCVACITFFLR from the coding sequence ATGGAAAACGACCTGGTGAATAGTTCCAAAAATGAGGTCTGTTATATTTTAAATGAGAGAGTTTGGTTTTATCCCGAAATACATAAATTGATATATGACAATAATGGTGAAAAACAAGTTTTGAGTTTAAATATACCTGCAAGTAGGTGCCTAATGTTACTGATCGATAGCAGGTACAATGTAGTGTCTCGAGACGAGTTTATCGAACAAGTATGGAGGTCGTTTGGGCGATTTGTTGCTTTAAATACATACTACCAGAATATTTCAATTTTACGGAAAAGTCTTCGTAGTTCAGGGCTGGATAAAGACGCTATTCTTACTGTTCCAAGAAGAGGGCTTGCGCTGAACAAAAAAATCAGTATTGAAAAGAGTAAAAGTTCTGACGTTAATGATTTAATTAGAAAGTATCTGTGTGGTGATGACAGTACCGAGTTGGACAATTTTCCATTAACAGAAAATCAAGAGGTAAATGATAAAATAAATGAGGGTGTAAAAGCAGAAACGAGTCAAGTGAGCCCTAAATTGAGTTTTAGTGATAGGGTTGTAAAAAAAATAAGATATTACGCTAATAGAAAAGTAAGCTTGGCAAACATTATTTTTTTGTTTGTTCTAATTGTCTGCGTGGCATGTATAACGTTTTTTTTGCGTTAA
- a CDS encoding fimbrial protein yields the protein MKKTMMAAFVSVALIGGISNVVAAADGTVNFKGNIIDSACVVDLDGAGATTMDVMMGDVHTTAFSGVGSTAGGTASATKFNIVLKDCPASVATAKLKFDGIAYSGDNTVLALTDEAGKATGVGIQLSDKAGVLPLYTESSAYTLTTGTGTENQLDFYARYIQKETAVTAGKANSIATFTVNY from the coding sequence ATGAAAAAGACTATGATGGCCGCTTTTGTTTCTGTTGCTTTGATCGGTGGGATCTCAAATGTGGTTGCGGCCGCTGATGGTACTGTTAATTTCAAAGGTAATATCATTGACTCCGCTTGTGTAGTTGATCTGGATGGTGCAGGTGCAACTACCATGGACGTTATGATGGGTGATGTTCATACCACTGCGTTTAGCGGTGTTGGTTCAACCGCAGGTGGTACTGCAAGTGCGACAAAATTCAATATCGTTCTGAAAGATTGTCCAGCAAGCGTAGCCACGGCTAAGTTAAAGTTTGATGGTATTGCCTACTCAGGTGATAATACCGTTCTGGCCTTGACTGATGAAGCGGGTAAAGCTACTGGTGTTGGTATCCAATTGTCCGATAAGGCTGGGGTGTTGCCTCTGTATACTGAGTCAAGTGCTTATACGCTGACCACGGGTACTGGTACTGAAAATCAATTGGATTTCTACGCACGTTATATTCAGAAAGAAACAGCCGTTACTGCTGGTAAAGCGAACTCAATCGCTACTTTCACCGTAAACTATTAA
- a CDS encoding molecular chaperone — MRRFPLVAFSLLLSYVAVAHAGVSIGGSRLVYEGNKKEESISVSNLDKTPYLIQSWVENATDSNDKAPFIVTPPLFRLDGDQQNVLRIVRAGGNLPENKESLFWLNIKSIPNSVSDNKNTLQIAVRSRLKLIFRPDALKGNVPEDVTSQLQWRSTGDKLQITNPTPYYMNFMFVKINGKRVPDANYVAPSSTATFSLPAGVSGREVTWQIINDYGGTGEIHKSAF; from the coding sequence ATGCGTAGATTCCCTTTGGTAGCATTCTCTTTGTTACTATCTTACGTTGCAGTAGCTCATGCTGGTGTCAGTATCGGCGGAAGTCGACTGGTTTATGAAGGAAATAAAAAAGAGGAATCAATCAGTGTCAGTAATTTAGATAAAACCCCGTACCTTATTCAGTCCTGGGTGGAAAATGCCACTGACAGCAATGATAAGGCACCCTTTATTGTTACACCTCCGCTGTTCAGGTTAGATGGAGATCAACAAAACGTTCTGCGTATCGTCAGGGCCGGGGGCAATCTTCCAGAGAATAAAGAATCCTTATTCTGGTTGAATATAAAATCAATTCCTAACTCCGTTTCTGATAATAAAAATACATTGCAAATCGCAGTGCGCTCGCGTCTAAAGCTGATCTTTAGACCTGATGCATTAAAGGGAAACGTTCCGGAGGATGTAACTTCACAACTACAGTGGCGCTCTACTGGTGATAAATTACAGATAACTAATCCAACGCCATACTATATGAATTTTATGTTTGTAAAAATTAATGGCAAAAGAGTTCCTGATGCAAACTATGTTGCTCCGTCGTCAACGGCTACTTTCTCATTACCTGCCGGGGTTTCTGGTAGAGAAGTTACGTGGCAAATCATTAATGATTATGGCGGGACAGGCGAAATTCATAAATCAGCTTTTTAA
- a CDS encoding winged helix-turn-helix domain-containing protein, translated as MDSILTMKIKFLINNTLYFHPAKQLLQPVSGEDNTVSLNTPASRCLLLLLQKQGEIVTKEDFFLHVWENKGQYANTNTLYQNISLIRKAFRNVGFDEDVIYTVPREGFSFLGTAILLEDDSNISDDNTVLNTPYSSFSTDSVIVTDHGLSTDSDVKAITNESFTSLTILFVNKILQLIYDNKKMSLMFTFLLTSFLFFSLHLYNLFQRDNDYFSDYQEIGKVNQCAIFKRSSDSLRENDDYLNYFKQKNIYCQPEQKAFIAMDTRGVKVFVHICNKNERDTASCFSNFYIEQKDEK; from the coding sequence GTGGATAGCATACTGACAATGAAAATAAAATTTCTTATAAATAACACTCTCTATTTTCATCCAGCTAAGCAGCTTCTACAGCCCGTTTCTGGGGAGGATAACACCGTTTCGCTAAATACTCCTGCGAGCCGGTGCTTGCTTTTACTGCTCCAAAAACAAGGGGAAATTGTAACAAAGGAAGATTTTTTCCTGCATGTATGGGAAAATAAAGGGCAGTATGCAAATACGAATACCTTATATCAGAACATTTCTTTAATCCGTAAGGCTTTTAGAAACGTTGGTTTTGATGAAGATGTTATTTATACTGTCCCTCGAGAAGGCTTCAGTTTTTTAGGTACAGCAATCTTGTTGGAAGATGATAGTAATATTTCTGATGATAATACAGTTCTAAATACTCCATATTCTTCATTTTCTACAGATAGTGTTATTGTTACAGATCATGGATTATCGACAGATTCAGATGTTAAGGCTATTACCAATGAGAGTTTTACATCTTTAACAATTTTATTTGTAAACAAAATACTGCAGTTAATCTATGATAACAAGAAAATGTCACTGATGTTTACCTTTTTATTGACGTCATTTCTGTTCTTTTCTCTTCATTTATATAATTTGTTTCAAAGAGATAATGACTATTTTTCTGATTACCAAGAGATTGGTAAAGTGAATCAATGTGCTATATTTAAAAGGAGTAGTGATAGCTTAAGGGAGAATGACGATTATTTGAATTATTTCAAGCAAAAAAACATTTATTGCCAACCAGAACAAAAAGCTTTTATTGCAATGGACACTCGTGGAGTTAAGGTGTTTGTGCATATTTGTAATAAAAACGAAAGAGATACAGCATCGTGCTTTTCAAATTTTTACATTGAGCAAAAAGATGAAAAATAA
- a CDS encoding HlyD family secretion protein yields the protein MNKKSIFRTEALEGQRQKWVGKALLLSGLSAPVVAALCFAFIFVIVFSMFYFEYTRRIDVDGEIITLPHSVNILSPQQGYIIHSYVKVGDRVKKGDPLYELDVARITTSGNVSSTTLVAIKNQMDNVNAIIEKLKDNKKSTLEALQKQIDSYEAAHKETIKLVQSAKTGVKAVEDTLKNYEDYLKRGLITRDQLNYQRSLFQQQQSSYQGVSSQSIQEEIQLAQLYSDKNTRAADFDNQISQNESQLSDFQRQLAESDANNSIIISAKIDGMVESLSVTSGQMVESGASLAQIKPIDNVEYYLVLWLPNNSLPYIKVGDGVNIRYDAFPSDKFGQFPGKINSISSIPASPQEMAIYSSSSKQAQQQMDSYYKVMVSIKDKEFSDKGKMLSISSGLHAKVIVFLDKKPLYQWAFSPLYNIKNSVVGPVSE from the coding sequence ATGAATAAGAAAAGTATTTTCCGCACCGAGGCCCTTGAAGGTCAACGCCAAAAATGGGTGGGCAAGGCATTGTTACTTTCAGGATTGTCGGCCCCCGTTGTCGCGGCATTATGTTTTGCCTTTATTTTTGTCATCGTTTTTTCCATGTTTTACTTTGAATATACCCGAAGAATCGACGTGGATGGCGAAATTATCACCTTGCCTCATTCAGTAAATATCCTATCTCCACAGCAGGGTTATATTATTCACAGTTACGTCAAGGTTGGGGATAGAGTCAAAAAGGGGGATCCGCTTTATGAGTTGGATGTCGCCCGAATCACGACTTCCGGTAACGTGAGTAGTACGACTCTGGTTGCCATTAAAAACCAGATGGATAACGTTAACGCAATTATTGAGAAGCTGAAAGACAATAAAAAATCCACGCTTGAGGCTTTGCAAAAACAGATCGACAGTTATGAGGCTGCGCATAAAGAGACGATAAAGTTGGTGCAGAGTGCAAAAACAGGGGTCAAAGCGGTGGAAGATACCCTGAAGAACTATGAAGACTATCTGAAGAGAGGGCTTATCACCCGCGATCAGTTGAATTATCAACGTTCGTTATTTCAACAACAGCAAAGCTCTTACCAGGGGGTCAGTAGCCAAAGTATCCAAGAGGAGATCCAACTGGCTCAACTCTACAGTGATAAGAATACCCGGGCGGCTGACTTCGACAATCAGATTTCGCAAAATGAATCACAGCTGAGTGACTTTCAGCGCCAGTTGGCAGAGTCAGACGCCAACAACAGCATTATTATCAGTGCCAAAATTGACGGTATGGTTGAATCATTAAGCGTAACCAGCGGCCAGATGGTGGAAAGTGGAGCAAGCTTAGCTCAAATCAAGCCAATCGATAATGTTGAATACTATCTTGTTTTATGGTTACCCAATAATAGTCTCCCTTATATCAAGGTCGGTGATGGTGTCAATATTCGTTATGATGCTTTTCCATCAGATAAGTTTGGTCAATTTCCAGGAAAGATAAACTCTATTTCTTCCATACCGGCTTCACCACAAGAAATGGCTATCTACAGTAGCAGCAGTAAACAGGCTCAGCAGCAGATGGATTCCTATTATAAGGTAATGGTGTCAATTAAAGATAAAGAGTTTAGTGATAAAGGGAAGATGTTAAGTATTTCCAGTGGATTGCATGCCAAGGTCATTGTGTTTTTAGATAAAAAGCCGCTTTATCAGTGGGCGTTTTCACCTTTATATAATATAAAAAACAGTGTGGTGGGGCCTGTCAGTGAATAG
- a CDS encoding LuxR C-terminal-related transcriptional regulator: MERKYAIITSDEYFYCGIESIIKETDENNEVIRIHSKDINNVILLKQLVFDSYVFIIYLHTVSANFITLSRLEEMMAGVILFSKDKRITDFCQSYGVNCVNIHSIHEVDTILKLPNWLGHFTKGLLSLKEKRVLIKLLNGWSIRKLAVADGLSYKTISSHKRNGLTKLGIKNINLLVNSASCDVLKVL, encoded by the coding sequence ATGGAAAGAAAATATGCAATAATAACCAGTGATGAATATTTTTATTGTGGCATAGAATCAATAATAAAAGAAACAGATGAAAACAATGAGGTTATTAGGATACATTCGAAAGATATAAACAACGTGATATTATTAAAACAACTCGTCTTTGATTCATATGTTTTTATAATATATCTCCATACAGTCAGTGCAAATTTCATCACGCTAAGCCGACTAGAGGAAATGATGGCTGGCGTCATTCTTTTTTCAAAGGACAAAAGGATTACTGATTTTTGTCAATCTTATGGCGTTAACTGTGTTAACATACATTCTATTCATGAAGTCGATACTATACTCAAGCTTCCTAATTGGTTGGGGCACTTTACTAAGGGCTTACTTTCACTTAAAGAAAAACGTGTACTCATAAAACTGCTAAATGGTTGGTCAATAAGAAAGTTAGCAGTTGCAGACGGACTTTCATATAAAACAATTTCATCACACAAAAGAAATGGACTAACAAAACTAGGTATTAAAAATATAAACCTATTAGTTAACAGTGCAAGTTGTGACGTGCTAAAAGTACTATAA
- a CDS encoding fimbria/pilus outer membrane usher protein, producing the protein MSKKKVLFHPRFGPSHLGWILLIPIITPCIFPGSKALAREFFNPAFLQIGGEGSESSPDLSAFEDSNSQAAGEYRVDIWLNNAFVETRNLYFSRKKDDEGNDTLAPCISLAILKSYGVRTESFPALQEKEGCVNISAIPQAAARFNFNTQRLLLSLPQAALVANARGYVSPDQYDEGIPALLLNYRFSGANNYAQAANTQDSNSQYLNLRPGLNIGPWRLRNYTTWNRDSSGQGSWDNVYTYLQRNIVSLKGQLTLGDSSSPADIFDSVPFRGAQLASDDEMLPESLRGYAPIVRGTARSNAQVVIRQNGYIIYQSYVAPGSFEITDMYATGGSGDLQVTINEADGSSQNFVVPYASLPVLQREGRFKYSITSGQYRSYDGDVDKTSFSQLTGIYGLPFNMTAYGGVQAASKYQSLAFGLGKNFGDFGAFSADVTQAWSKPQDQMKENGQSWRVRYSKNFAETGTNFAIAGYRYSTSDYYSLAEVMDSYRSNQIGYTPYRTRNRTELTLNQNLSDKLGSLSLSLLREDYWRSQQRMESISAGYNNSWNSISYSLNYSYSRNSSNWVGGRSYDKDQVVSFNISVPLERWLSNTWANYTVSSSKPGNTTNSVGIGGTALPDNNLYWNMQQGYTSQGGGNNGHLDGGYRGTYGEVSAGYGYDRNVRRLNYGLEGGVLAHADGITFSQAFGDTAALVAAPGAAGVGVYNQTGVKTDFRGYTVVPNVAPYRRSDMALDTTTLPDDVDLDLTTQSVVPTRGAIVRASFVAQVGSRVMMRLTRNGSPIPFGATVTDPSQQNKQASIVGDDGQVYLNGLAPVGSLLVQWGKDSDKQCRVAYQLPQDGAQGGIKVINGDCH; encoded by the coding sequence ATGAGTAAAAAAAAAGTTCTCTTTCATCCTAGGTTTGGGCCCAGTCATTTAGGCTGGATTTTATTAATTCCAATAATCACACCTTGTATTTTTCCGGGTAGCAAGGCGTTAGCTCGTGAGTTTTTTAACCCTGCATTTTTACAGATTGGCGGTGAGGGAAGTGAGTCTTCCCCCGATCTCTCTGCGTTTGAAGATAGCAACAGCCAGGCTGCTGGTGAGTATCGTGTTGACATCTGGCTAAATAATGCTTTTGTGGAAACCAGAAACCTCTATTTTTCCCGTAAAAAGGATGATGAGGGAAATGATACCCTTGCCCCCTGCATTAGCTTAGCCATATTAAAGTCTTACGGTGTCCGTACTGAGTCTTTTCCAGCATTGCAGGAGAAAGAGGGGTGTGTAAACATCAGCGCTATACCCCAAGCCGCGGCTCGATTTAATTTTAATACCCAGCGCTTATTGCTCAGTCTTCCTCAAGCTGCCTTGGTAGCCAATGCTCGCGGCTATGTTTCTCCAGATCAATATGATGAAGGCATTCCGGCCCTGTTGTTAAACTACCGTTTTTCAGGTGCAAATAACTACGCACAGGCTGCCAATACGCAAGATAGTAACAGTCAGTACCTTAACTTGCGTCCTGGTTTAAACATTGGTCCATGGCGTTTGCGAAATTACACCACTTGGAATCGCGATAGTTCAGGGCAAGGCAGTTGGGATAATGTATATACTTATCTACAAAGAAATATAGTGTCTTTAAAAGGACAACTGACATTAGGGGATAGCTCATCCCCGGCAGATATTTTTGATAGCGTACCTTTCCGTGGTGCCCAGCTTGCCTCTGATGATGAAATGCTGCCTGAAAGCTTACGCGGATATGCCCCTATCGTGCGTGGTACCGCGCGCAGTAATGCGCAGGTCGTTATCCGGCAGAATGGCTATATAATTTACCAAAGTTATGTCGCTCCAGGCAGCTTTGAGATCACTGATATGTACGCCACAGGAGGGAGTGGTGACCTGCAAGTTACAATCAATGAAGCCGATGGGAGTTCGCAGAATTTTGTCGTTCCTTATGCGTCATTGCCTGTACTGCAGCGTGAGGGACGGTTTAAATACAGCATTACCAGTGGCCAATACCGTTCCTATGATGGTGACGTTGATAAGACCTCGTTCAGCCAACTGACCGGAATTTATGGTTTACCTTTCAATATGACCGCCTACGGCGGCGTGCAGGCGGCATCAAAATACCAGTCTTTAGCCTTTGGGTTGGGTAAAAACTTTGGCGATTTTGGCGCATTTTCTGCTGACGTCACCCAAGCTTGGTCAAAGCCTCAGGACCAAATGAAGGAAAATGGTCAATCCTGGCGTGTCCGGTATAGCAAAAACTTTGCAGAGACAGGGACTAACTTTGCGATTGCGGGTTATCGATATTCAACCAGTGACTACTATTCCCTAGCGGAAGTCATGGATAGTTACCGTTCCAACCAAATTGGATACACGCCTTATAGAACACGTAATCGTACCGAGTTAACGCTCAACCAAAACCTGTCGGATAAACTGGGATCCCTGAGTCTGAGTCTGCTACGGGAGGATTACTGGCGTAGCCAACAGAGGATGGAATCAATATCTGCCGGTTACAACAATAGTTGGAATAGTATCAGTTATAGCCTCAATTACAGCTATAGCCGTAACTCAAGCAATTGGGTGGGTGGGCGTTCTTATGATAAAGATCAGGTTGTGTCCTTCAATATCAGTGTGCCATTAGAGCGTTGGCTTTCAAATACCTGGGCCAATTATACCGTCAGTAGCAGCAAGCCAGGCAATACCACCAACAGCGTTGGCATTGGCGGTACGGCGTTACCTGATAACAACCTTTACTGGAATATGCAACAGGGATATACCAGCCAGGGGGGAGGCAATAATGGTCATCTTGATGGCGGCTATCGTGGAACTTATGGTGAAGTGAGTGCTGGTTACGGCTATGACCGCAACGTGCGTCGCCTGAACTATGGGCTGGAAGGGGGAGTACTGGCCCATGCCGATGGTATTACCTTCAGCCAGGCATTTGGTGACACCGCCGCCTTGGTTGCTGCACCTGGCGCTGCTGGCGTTGGGGTGTATAACCAGACCGGGGTTAAAACCGATTTCCGTGGTTATACCGTGGTACCTAACGTTGCACCCTACCGTCGGTCCGACATGGCGCTGGATACGACAACGTTGCCAGACGACGTCGATTTGGATTTGACGACACAAAGCGTGGTCCCAACCAGAGGCGCGATAGTCCGTGCCAGCTTTGTTGCCCAGGTGGGGAGCCGGGTAATGATGCGCTTAACTCGCAATGGTTCACCTATTCCTTTTGGAGCCACCGTGACGGATCCGTCACAGCAGAACAAACAGGCCAGTATTGTTGGTGATGATGGGCAGGTTTACCTCAATGGTTTGGCCCCGGTTGGCTCCTTGTTGGTGCAATGGGGTAAGGACAGCGATAAACAGTGCCGTGTGGCTTACCAACTGCCTCAGGACGGCGCACAAGGCGGCATCAAGGTGATCAATGGAGATTGTCACTAA